A window of the Nibribacter ruber genome harbors these coding sequences:
- a CDS encoding RNA polymerase sigma factor yields the protein MDLQEFKTKVLPAKQKLYRLALFLLQNKEEAEDILQDVFLKLWTNKHKLHAYASIEAFAMTVTKNLCLDKLKARKHKNMVVIEDLELGAHDANPHQRYELADQVNKVQELVQLLPEQQRLILHLRDVEGYEYQEIEQVTGIQVNAIRVALSRARKSVRDGLLKLESYAV from the coding sequence ATGGACTTACAAGAGTTTAAAACCAAGGTACTCCCGGCCAAACAAAAGCTCTACCGGCTGGCGCTCTTCTTGTTGCAGAACAAGGAGGAGGCTGAGGACATCTTGCAGGACGTGTTCCTGAAACTCTGGACCAATAAACACAAGCTCCACGCCTACGCCAGCATTGAGGCGTTTGCCATGACCGTCACCAAGAACCTATGCCTGGACAAACTAAAAGCGCGCAAGCACAAAAACATGGTAGTCATAGAAGACTTGGAACTAGGCGCCCATGATGCCAACCCACACCAGCGCTATGAGTTGGCAGACCAAGTGAACAAGGTGCAGGAACTGGTGCAGCTTCTGCCGGAGCAACAGCGCCTGATCCTACATCTGCGCGATGTGGAAGGCTACGAGTACCAGGAGATTGAGCAGGTGACCGGCATACAGGTGAACGCCATACGGGTGGCCTTGAGCAGAGCCCGCAAAAGCGTACGCGACGGACTTTTAAAACTAGAAAGCTATGCAGTTTAA
- a CDS encoding HEAT repeat domain-containing protein, with product MQFNQIEALLEKYYNGQTSLPEEAQLREFFLKTKLLPDHLKAHAAAFQFYAHEQTVEMDKFLADDWLFAKIEQPSMAAEPATPTTRNVFTAYSWQIAASITLLLVAFWAGSYFKPASQLTSGTAPLATQQEKAETPAPPAEEVAPVIEEPALASAKSAPIEPEPAAETQARASKARPRKGIVLASNVTQVASASDRLQLISQEMPAQGLTPQENQKVMRLLIKTMQQDDNVNVRLAACEALYQFKDQKEARQAFIQALGTQTDPMMQLTLIDIVISLKEKRALPQLQQLANQENVLPIIKHKAQEGLGTLI from the coding sequence ATGCAGTTTAACCAGATAGAAGCTTTGCTGGAGAAATACTACAACGGCCAAACCTCTTTACCGGAAGAGGCCCAGCTGCGGGAGTTCTTCCTGAAGACCAAACTGCTGCCAGACCACCTCAAGGCCCATGCCGCCGCGTTCCAGTTTTACGCCCATGAGCAGACCGTTGAGATGGACAAGTTTCTGGCCGACGACTGGCTGTTTGCCAAGATAGAACAACCCTCCATGGCTGCGGAGCCTGCTACTCCCACAACCAGAAACGTCTTTACCGCCTACTCCTGGCAGATTGCCGCCAGCATCACGTTGCTGCTAGTGGCGTTCTGGGCCGGAAGCTATTTTAAACCCGCCAGCCAGCTTACTTCAGGAACTGCTCCTTTGGCAACACAGCAAGAGAAAGCAGAAACGCCTGCTCCGCCAGCAGAAGAAGTTGCGCCTGTCATAGAAGAACCAGCCCTAGCCAGCGCCAAATCAGCACCAATAGAACCAGAACCGGCAGCAGAAACCCAAGCTAGAGCATCCAAAGCCAGACCCAGAAAAGGAATAGTTTTGGCCAGTAACGTCACCCAGGTGGCCTCAGCGAGTGACCGTTTGCAGCTAATCAGCCAGGAAATGCCTGCACAGGGCCTCACCCCGCAAGAAAACCAAAAGGTAATGCGCCTGCTCATCAAAACCATGCAGCAAGATGACAACGTGAACGTGCGCCTGGCCGCCTGCGAGGCCCTTTACCAGTTCAAAGACCAGAAAGAGGCGCGGCAGGCGTTTATTCAGGCCTTGGGCACGCAGACAGACCCCATGATGCAGCTTACGCTCATTGACATTGTCATCAGCCTGAAGGAAAAACGAGCCCTGCCGCAACTACAGCAGCTAGCCAACCAGGAGAA